Part of the Rhineura floridana isolate rRhiFlo1 chromosome 8, rRhiFlo1.hap2, whole genome shotgun sequence genome is shown below.
CCTGCATAAATATGTGACCCAGATTTAGCTATTGAGTGTGACTATCAATATTGATCTAACAGATCCCTGAAGCCTTTTGGCTTTCCTCAAATGCCACCTTTCTCTCCTTCCAGACACTCCTCTTTTCTTCTTCATGGACTCAGAGAATCAAACTCAGGTGGAAGAGTTTATCTTCTTGGGCTTCACCAACCTCCTGAGTGACCCGGCCACCCTCTTCCCGGCATTCCTAGCTGCCTATCTTGCCATCCTCACTGGCAACCTCATGATAATAACTGCGGTCCTCCTGGATTCCCATCTTCACAGCCCCATGTACTTTTTCCTCAGCAACCTGTCCTGCTTGGACATTTGCCTTTCCTCCGTTGTCGTGCCAAAGATCCTGGTGAACTTCCTACGTCAACGGTACACCATCTCCTACAACCAGTGCCTGGCGCAAACGTTCTTTCTGATGGGCTTTGCTGGATGTGAGCCGGCGCTGTTGGCCGTCATGGCCTATGACCGCTATGCTGCCATTTGCCAGCCTTTGCAGTACTCTCGCCTCATGAGCAACAGAGTGTGTGTCCAGCTCGCTGTGGCCCCTTGGGTCTGGGGCTTCCTGGACTCAACTATACACGCCATCCTGGCTTCCAAACTCAACTTCTGCGGAGTCAATGGGATCCCGCACATCTTTTGCGACGGGCCCCCACTCTTGAAGATTGCCTGCAGTGATACATACGTGAACGAGCTGGCCAATCACATCACCAGCATGATTGTGGGCCTGATCCCCTTCCTCTTCATCATCCTGTCCTATATCTACATCCTGGCCTCGATTCTACAGATTCGCTCACACACCAGCAGGCGCAAAGCCTTCTCCACTTGTGCCTCTCACATTGTTGTGGTCACCCTGTATCTTGGGAATGCAATATTGAACTACAACCAACCAAGCGCCGGCTACTCTCTGAAGACTGACACACTGATCTCCACAATGTTCTGCATCATCTCCCCCATGCTGAACCCCCTTGTCTACAGCCTCCGGAACAAGGAGATGAAGGAAGCCCTGAAGAAGGTTCTGAATGGCCAGAGGACAGTTTAAATTTCATCTTCTGGTGGGATGTACTGTGAGATTTCACTAGCACATGCCTGCTGGGAAGAGCGAAGCTGACAGGTGGGAGCTCACGAACGGGAAGTTACCAAAGGCACAATCACAGCAAAGCCAATGATCGAGAAAAGTGGgggcacctggagatgccagtctGGCTGCACAAAAAGCTTAAGGAGgacctggtttttttaaaagaacaagaaCATGGATATAAAAAGTGGAACATAGGAGGATGGGAAGTAGaatttataccaagtcaggccaattggtccatctagctccgttctgtctacactgactagcagcagctgtgcagagtttcagaaagggagtcattcccagctctactgggagatgttggggactgaacctggacatTCTGCAGGCCAAGCAAGTGCTCTGCCTCTCAGGATAGGTGACCAGTACAAACAAGTAGCCCAGATCTGTAGGGGCAGCATCAGGAAAGGTGCTCAGGTGCTCTCTGATTGCATTCCGATGGTGTTATATGAAATGGATGTTGGTCATGTATTTTGTTCGGTAAATCAGTTGACATGGTTTTTAATGTACTTACTGTGCTTACTAGGGGCTTGACTCCGGCATGTTTTGCATGCCAACCCTACCACCTCACTCCGGACACACGACCCCAGGTACCCCCCACCCTCCTCACCACTGTGGGGTCCCCAGAGATTGCTGCACACGAGTGGCCGCTGCCTCACTTGCCCAGTGTTGGCACGCTCATGCTCCTCAGTCAGTcagcaagcctcctcctctcctgcccgtTAGACCTTCTCCCGTGGGTAGGAGAGAAGCAAGGGAGGTAGGCAGCTGGCCATGGCAGTCAGGAACAGTCGGTGCTGATTGGAGCAGCACTTCAGCAACTGTCCTGCTCTCctgccacttccctcctcctcgcCTTCTGCCACTGGGGCTCAAACAGTACTGCCAGTCAGGTGGGGGTGGCGGCAGCAGAGCAGGGCAGTTGCAAAGGAGCTGCCCCAAATGTCCTGCCTGTTCCTCTATGGCTTGCCTTGGCTGCCTCGCTCGCCCTCCTTCAAATGatccaacctgccctcccctcaataagcatgcaaatgatcaaacctgcccccttccccggtctttcacagtccaatccacttcctgtgtagcttgcaagaatttggtatcgtgtgcctctcagcatatggtgagtggtggcaacacctgcaatcagcccaaataaccaaAACAagacatgtcctgtgctgatcttgtggtagcagggaggaagcaacattattaaaacagttgatatcgttcagatcgtcactttaaatatgtttgatttactttgaaactttagtgaagtttcctatagtaaatcattttcttttgcttctgtttctgtcaaTATGAAAATGGTGAGACCGAAATTAGCTCCATGGTTCTCAAAAGATCTATTAAAAATGAAACGCTCCTATCGGCGTCTAGAACGGCGCTGGAAAAAGTCAATGAGCTCATTCGATAAAATTCAAGCCAAAAAATGTGCAAAAACCTATGCCTCGGCGAGAGTGGCAGCTCGAAAATCTTTTTATTCGACCTCTATTGCTTCATCGGGTAATCATCCAAAAGAACTGTTCCGGATAGTGAATAATCTCCTACAGACACCACAAACAAATTCTCACTTAGTCTGTTCTCAAGCCCGCTGCCAAGAATTCGCCTCATTTTTTGAAGCTAAGGTGGATCAGATTCGTTCTACTTTAGATCATACTGCAATGGCAGATGCAAAGAACATCATATCAGAAAGTGACTGCCCCCCGCTTTTTGCCACCTTTCAATTAATCTCTCCAGACGACATTCCTCGATTTCTAAATGGAATGAATCCAACAACCTGCTTACTTGATCCATGTCCTTCCTGgttgataaaaacatcaaaattgAAATTAGCAAGCTGGCTTAGTACAATCGTAAATTCTTCTCTTCAACAAGGCCACCTACCTGAATGCCTAAAAGAAGCAATGGTTACACctttactaaaaaaaaccctctcttgaccctaaaatattaaataattatcgaCCGGTATCTAACCTACCTTTTCTGAGTAAAATCATTGAAAGAGTGGTAGCCTCACAGCTTCAAAAGTTTATAGACACCACTGACTGTTATAACCTcttccaatctggcttcagaccaaatcatgggactgaaacggctctAGTCGCATTAGTCAACGATCTTCGACTAGAACATGATAAAGGCAATCTGTCCCTTCTAGTTTTATTGGATCTATCTGCCGCATTCGACACAATTGATCATAACATTCTGTTGGACCGTCTCTTTAAAATGGGTCTCAGAGGTACAGTTCTAAAATGGCTTCGCTCCTTTCTGGAAAAAAAGGCTTCAGAGAGTTGCCCTCGGGGATCACTACTCTGAACCCTGGCCATTAAAATATGGCGTCCCACAGGGCTCTGTTttatccccgatgttatttaatatttatgtaagccctttaggaaaaatcattcaaaaatttgggattcattatcatcaatatgctgatgatacacaactTTATTGTTCCTTTCCACCGAACACTGTAGAGACTGTCCACTGCCCTAATCAATGTCTCCTAGCAGTGCAAAATtggatgaataaaaacaaattgaaacttaacccagaaaaaacagaggtcattctcattGGCAAAAATCTCCCCCAAGGAGCTGGACATCTGCCTTCACTTGACGGAGCTTTTCTCCCTTTAAAACCTCAAGTCCGTAGTTTGGGTATAATCTT
Proteins encoded:
- the LOC133390843 gene encoding olfactory receptor 5V1-like; protein product: MDSENQTQVEEFIFLGFTNLLSDPATLFPAFLAAYLAILTGNLMIITAVLLDSHLHSPMYFFLSNLSCLDICLSSVVVPKILVNFLRQRYTISYNQCLAQTFFLMGFAGCEPALLAVMAYDRYAAICQPLQYSRLMSNRVCVQLAVAPWVWGFLDSTIHAILASKLNFCGVNGIPHIFCDGPPLLKIACSDTYVNELANHITSMIVGLIPFLFIILSYIYILASILQIRSHTSRRKAFSTCASHIVVVTLYLGNAILNYNQPSAGYSLKTDTLISTMFCIISPMLNPLVYSLRNKEMKEALKKVLNGQRTV